The following are encoded in a window of Pristis pectinata isolate sPriPec2 chromosome 1, sPriPec2.1.pri, whole genome shotgun sequence genomic DNA:
- the zc3h14 gene encoding zinc finger CCCH domain-containing protein 14 isoform X2 — MEIGTEISRKIRTAIKGKLQELGAYADEELPDYIMVMVANKKSQEQMAEDLALFLGSNTLKFTVWLHGVLDKLRSVTVEPTTVKQQPNHTDCNLFPSEKSRAAVSGSTDQSSEDVRILAVSSTHSEKNDSRVTTSSLQEQTIPSIRTTLERSSSQLTSAVKPMTEPVSSEAVIDIKPEPDDLIDGDLNILQELPSSSKKKPVVTVSYNVSCPSFDTFGPEENVSQVYKATETSTQPVRMAQNNVQPCNLGEGTLHGYRLLENTGNVYRSYESTLQAYNRLSESGIQVYRSSKSNSERSSRDDESSKKRKTSIISSVIKVNKTSDGEDDDDDFGTRTGSLSSSISVPAKPERRPTLPPSKQANKNLILKAITEAQKSVSKTTSYPAVVSQKQTVPVAPRTRAVRESSEIEVINPVDKSQQHGLQLQINAAEQPVQKYYLQPIEAKPGGDTRSFILKKPVLEGVESQLQGKAAVYVEALSAEQDRTVQTKDQIDSEESSPKFIVTLDGIPSPPGSISEQDEETEPVEQGGLLQEAGRKYRLSIQSVAQTLIESDEEEIDDGSFQAKRQKLLERCKYWPACKNGDDCMYHHPVASCKTFPKCKYGDKCLFIHPNCKYDSKCTRPDCPYTHASRRTAVVPKQPAPVTSPGSSLCRFFPDCKKVECPFIHPKPCRFSTHCKRADCTFYHPTITLPPRHALKWTRSQQNSE; from the exons ATGAAGAGCTCCCAGATTACATCATGGTTATGGTAGCCAATAAAAAGAGTCAAGAGCAAATGGCAGAAGATCTTGCTCTCTTTCTGGGAAGCAATACTCTCAAATTTACTGTATG GCTGCATGGTGTCCTTGACAAGCTACGCTCTGTAACAGTTG AACCCACCACTGTAAAGCAACAGCCAAACCACACAGATTGTAATCTATTTCCTTCAGAGAAGAGTCGAGCAGCTGTCAGTGGAAGCACTGATCAAAGTAGTGAAGATGTTCGTATTCTAGCTGTGTCCAGCACGCATTCTGAAAAAAATGATTCTCGAGTTACTACCAGCTCACTGCAAGAGCAGACAATACCCAGTATCAG AACAACTTTGGAGAGGAGTTCATCTCAGTTAACGTCAGCAGTGAAGCCTATGACAGAACCAGTCTCCTCTGAAGCAGTAATAGACATTAAACCTGAACCAGATGATCTTATAGATGGGGACCTTAACATTTTGCAGGAACTTCCATCATCTTCTAAGAAGAAGCCTGTGGTGACAGTTTCGTATAATGTATCTTGTCCTTCATTTGATACCTTTGGGCCAGAAGAAAATGTTTCACAAGTGTACAAGGCAACTGAAACTAGCACTCAGCCTGTAAGGATGGCTCAGAATAATGTGCAGCCATGTAATTTAGGAGAAGGCACCTTGCATGGCTACAGACTATTAGAAAATACTGGCAATGTTTACAGATCATATGAAAGCACCTTGCAAGCTTACAACAGATTATCGGAAAGTGGAATACAGGTTTACAGGTCATCAAAGTCTAACTCTGAGCGATCAAGTAGAGAT GATGAAAGTTCCAAGAAGAGAAAGACGTCAATCATTAGTTCAGTCATTAAGGTAAACAAGACCAGTGATGGCGAAGATGACGATGATGACTTTGGCACAAGAACAGGAAGTCTTTCCAGTAGTATTTCTGTTCCAGCAAAACCTGAAAGAAG GCCTACTTTGCCACCTTCTAAACAGGCCAATAAGAATCTAATACTAAAAGCAATCACAGAGGCCCAGAAATCTGTAAGCAAGACCACAAGTTACCCTGCAG TTGTTTCACAGAAACAGACGGTACCTGTGGCTCCTAGAACTCGGGCTGTACGTGAAAGCAGTGAAATTGAAGTGATTAATCCGGTGGACAAATCACAACAACATGGCTTACAATTACAGATCAATGCAGCTGAACAACCAGTACAGAAGTATTACT TGCAACCAATAGAAGCAAAACCCGGTGGTGATACAAGATCATTTATCTTAAAGAAGCCTGTATTGGAAGGAGTGGAATCCCAGCTTCAAGGAAAAGCTGCAGTTTACGTGGAAGCTTTGTCAGCAGAACAAGATCGTACAGTGCAGACCAA AGATCAAATTGACTCTGAGGAATCGAGTCCTAAATTTATTGTGACACTGGATGGCATTCCAAGTCCTCCTGGATCTATTTCAGAACAAGATGAGGAGACTGAGCCAGTAGAGCAAGGGGGTCTTTTACAAGAGGCTGGAAGGAAATACAGATTATCAATACAGTCTGTTGCACAGACATTGATTGAATCTGATG AAGAAGAGATTGATGATGGCAGCTTTCAAGCAAAACGACAGAAACTTCTAGAGAGATGCAAGTACTGGCCTGCCTGTAAAAATGGCGATGATTGTATGTATCATCATCCTGTAGCTTCGTGCAA AACCTTTCCAAAGTGTAAATACGGGGACAAGTGCCTATTTATCCATCCAAATTGCAAATATGATTCCAAGTGTACTAGACCAGATTGTCCATACACACATGCAAGCAGACGAACTGCTGTAGTGCCAAAACAGCCAG CTCCTGTGACAAGCCCAGGAAGTTCTTTATGTCGATTCTTTCCAGACTGCAAAAAAGTGGAGTGCCCTTTTATCCATCCAAAG ccATGTCGATTCAGTACACACTGTAAGAGAGCTGATTGCACATTCTACCATCCTACAATTACATTACCTCCACGCCATGCTCTAAAATGGACCAGATCTCAACAAAATAG CGAATGA
- the zc3h14 gene encoding zinc finger CCCH domain-containing protein 14 isoform X1: MEIGTEISRKIRTAIKGKLQELGAYADEELPDYIMVMVANKKSQEQMAEDLALFLGSNTLKFTVWLHGVLDKLRSVTVVAEPTTVKQQPNHTDCNLFPSEKSRAAVSGSTDQSSEDVRILAVSSTHSEKNDSRVTTSSLQEQTIPSIRTTLERSSSQLTSAVKPMTEPVSSEAVIDIKPEPDDLIDGDLNILQELPSSSKKKPVVTVSYNVSCPSFDTFGPEENVSQVYKATETSTQPVRMAQNNVQPCNLGEGTLHGYRLLENTGNVYRSYESTLQAYNRLSESGIQVYRSSKSNSERSSRDDESSKKRKTSIISSVIKVNKTSDGEDDDDDFGTRTGSLSSSISVPAKPERRPTLPPSKQANKNLILKAITEAQKSVSKTTSYPAVVSQKQTVPVAPRTRAVRESSEIEVINPVDKSQQHGLQLQINAAEQPVQKYYLQPIEAKPGGDTRSFILKKPVLEGVESQLQGKAAVYVEALSAEQDRTVQTKDQIDSEESSPKFIVTLDGIPSPPGSISEQDEETEPVEQGGLLQEAGRKYRLSIQSVAQTLIESDEEEIDDGSFQAKRQKLLERCKYWPACKNGDDCMYHHPVASCKTFPKCKYGDKCLFIHPNCKYDSKCTRPDCPYTHASRRTAVVPKQPAPVTSPGSSLCRFFPDCKKVECPFIHPKPCRFSTHCKRADCTFYHPTITLPPRHALKWTRSQQNSE, from the exons ATGAAGAGCTCCCAGATTACATCATGGTTATGGTAGCCAATAAAAAGAGTCAAGAGCAAATGGCAGAAGATCTTGCTCTCTTTCTGGGAAGCAATACTCTCAAATTTACTGTATG GCTGCATGGTGTCCTTGACAAGCTACGCTCTGTAACAGTTG TTGCAGAACCCACCACTGTAAAGCAACAGCCAAACCACACAGATTGTAATCTATTTCCTTCAGAGAAGAGTCGAGCAGCTGTCAGTGGAAGCACTGATCAAAGTAGTGAAGATGTTCGTATTCTAGCTGTGTCCAGCACGCATTCTGAAAAAAATGATTCTCGAGTTACTACCAGCTCACTGCAAGAGCAGACAATACCCAGTATCAG AACAACTTTGGAGAGGAGTTCATCTCAGTTAACGTCAGCAGTGAAGCCTATGACAGAACCAGTCTCCTCTGAAGCAGTAATAGACATTAAACCTGAACCAGATGATCTTATAGATGGGGACCTTAACATTTTGCAGGAACTTCCATCATCTTCTAAGAAGAAGCCTGTGGTGACAGTTTCGTATAATGTATCTTGTCCTTCATTTGATACCTTTGGGCCAGAAGAAAATGTTTCACAAGTGTACAAGGCAACTGAAACTAGCACTCAGCCTGTAAGGATGGCTCAGAATAATGTGCAGCCATGTAATTTAGGAGAAGGCACCTTGCATGGCTACAGACTATTAGAAAATACTGGCAATGTTTACAGATCATATGAAAGCACCTTGCAAGCTTACAACAGATTATCGGAAAGTGGAATACAGGTTTACAGGTCATCAAAGTCTAACTCTGAGCGATCAAGTAGAGAT GATGAAAGTTCCAAGAAGAGAAAGACGTCAATCATTAGTTCAGTCATTAAGGTAAACAAGACCAGTGATGGCGAAGATGACGATGATGACTTTGGCACAAGAACAGGAAGTCTTTCCAGTAGTATTTCTGTTCCAGCAAAACCTGAAAGAAG GCCTACTTTGCCACCTTCTAAACAGGCCAATAAGAATCTAATACTAAAAGCAATCACAGAGGCCCAGAAATCTGTAAGCAAGACCACAAGTTACCCTGCAG TTGTTTCACAGAAACAGACGGTACCTGTGGCTCCTAGAACTCGGGCTGTACGTGAAAGCAGTGAAATTGAAGTGATTAATCCGGTGGACAAATCACAACAACATGGCTTACAATTACAGATCAATGCAGCTGAACAACCAGTACAGAAGTATTACT TGCAACCAATAGAAGCAAAACCCGGTGGTGATACAAGATCATTTATCTTAAAGAAGCCTGTATTGGAAGGAGTGGAATCCCAGCTTCAAGGAAAAGCTGCAGTTTACGTGGAAGCTTTGTCAGCAGAACAAGATCGTACAGTGCAGACCAA AGATCAAATTGACTCTGAGGAATCGAGTCCTAAATTTATTGTGACACTGGATGGCATTCCAAGTCCTCCTGGATCTATTTCAGAACAAGATGAGGAGACTGAGCCAGTAGAGCAAGGGGGTCTTTTACAAGAGGCTGGAAGGAAATACAGATTATCAATACAGTCTGTTGCACAGACATTGATTGAATCTGATG AAGAAGAGATTGATGATGGCAGCTTTCAAGCAAAACGACAGAAACTTCTAGAGAGATGCAAGTACTGGCCTGCCTGTAAAAATGGCGATGATTGTATGTATCATCATCCTGTAGCTTCGTGCAA AACCTTTCCAAAGTGTAAATACGGGGACAAGTGCCTATTTATCCATCCAAATTGCAAATATGATTCCAAGTGTACTAGACCAGATTGTCCATACACACATGCAAGCAGACGAACTGCTGTAGTGCCAAAACAGCCAG CTCCTGTGACAAGCCCAGGAAGTTCTTTATGTCGATTCTTTCCAGACTGCAAAAAAGTGGAGTGCCCTTTTATCCATCCAAAG ccATGTCGATTCAGTACACACTGTAAGAGAGCTGATTGCACATTCTACCATCCTACAATTACATTACCTCCACGCCATGCTCTAAAATGGACCAGATCTCAACAAAATAG CGAATGA